From the Leptospira inadai serovar Lyme str. 10 genome, the window CCTTGACGGTATAATTCCAGAGCGCAATCTAAACGATCTTTTAATACCGGGGACGGGGCGTTTTTATAAACGGAAGCTCCGGGAACGATCGCGACCGTTGCGGGTTTTAAGGATCGATAATTTCCGGCATGAAGAGTTCTGAGTTCATAGTCTCGTTCGATGGATAAATCGATCGAGGCGGGGATTCCGAAGCAAAGCGCGAGTAAAAAGACTAAAGCGAGCCTTTTTTGGCCGTTCCAAAAAACCTTTTTTCCAGGATGGGATTCAAAGGTCGAGGGAAAGGAGGACATGCGTAAAAGGATTTAGATTTCGGAAGAAGGGGAAAGGATTTTTCCTAAATTCCGCTCCTAAGCGAAAGAATTATGTTCTCCAATTCGTTAGGCCGCTCCGTTTTTTTCAAAAAACCATATTTTCGGGTCGATCACAGGAAACGGAGTTTGTAAAATGGGGTCTCAGGAATAGAAGACTATGGACAGAACGGGGCTTATGTTTCTATCGAATTCATTCGTCAGAGTCGTTCTAACCGCTAGCTTCATAACACCGGCCGCACTTTTTGCCGAGGAGCCTCCTCGCGTAAAAATCATCCATGCAAATCAATATCGGGGTGCCTCTTCCGTCTTTCGCACGGAGAGAGCCGCAGGTGTCGTTTTTGGAGATATTGAATCTTTAAGAAATCGTTATACTTTAACCGAGCCGCAGCTCGAACAAATTGCGAGAATAAACCGTAGGTACAAGAAGGAACATGAAAAATGGCTACGCCTTCTTTCTCCAAAGCAAGTCGAACTGGAGCTCTTGCTTATGGAGGAAAATCCGGATCTGGTAAAAGTCCGGGTTCTTGTACAGTCGATCGGGAAATACACATCCGAAATTCGGATGAACCAGATCGCACATCGGCTCGCTATCGAAAGGGTTTTAACTTTCGAACAAAGAAAGCGGGGGAAGGAAAAGGAATCCGTAACCCTACCCGAGGAGCATAGGGAAGCTCCCGGGTTCCCCTTGAACTTATTCGTTCCCGAAAGAATTGTGTTGCCCTTACCGGGCATCCTTCACTGAGGAAAACAGACAATGGAACAAAAAGAATTTGCCATCTTGATCGATTCAACGAAGCACATCGTGCTTTCCGCTATTAAAAAGAACTTATACGAGGAGTTTTACGATTCGATCGACGACGTAGCGCAAGAAACTTATATTCGTGCATACAAGAGTTTGGCTGCAAACAAGTTTAGAGGAGACTCTTCTCATAGCACTTGGCTTTATACGATTGCGAGAAATGAATCCCTTCGCATGAATCAAAAGCGGATGCGCCAAGCGAATCTCGCTACCAAGCTCAAGGAAAAAGTCGTTCAAGATTCCATCTTGAATCCGAGAGATGAAATGGAGGAAAGCGGAGCCGAATTGGAACTCAAGGATTTGATTTCTAATTTACCCTGGAAATATAAATCCGTCCTGGCTCTCGTTTCGGAAGGATACAAGGAGCAGCAAATTGCGCAAAAGCTCGGTATTCCCGAGGGAACCGTAAAGTCTCGCTCCTTTCGAGGAAAACAAATGCTGAAAAAACTATTTTTCCAGGAAAGCTGAGGAAATAGGAGTTAACTAGGCAAAATGAAAGGAAACAAGAAAGACAAACTCGAAGAGGAAATTTCTCGTCGCCTTGATAGTCAGTCATGGAACGACCAGATTTCGAATTTGGTTTTTCAGCAACGCAAAGCCTCGCGGATCCGATGGATTGCAGGAATCACGATGAGCGGATTTACGATCGGAGCAATTGCATTTTCTTCCTTACTGGTTCATCAACCAGGCGAATCCACCCAACCGAATTGGCAGGTTTGGGTGGAGGAGCAGATAGAAGGAACGTATGAGGATGCAGAAACTAGTATGCAAACTCCGGATCTTAGCAACGAGGAATTGCAGGATAAGCAACTACCGAATTCCCCGTTAATGGATGTTGAAACTCTGATTGAAACTTCTTTCGAGCAAAGGTAGATCGGAGCCCGATTGATTTTTTGTCTTCGGTCGAAACAAGGCTTGCTATTGTAACAAATGCTATACACTCTTGAGCGCGGATTGGTTGGGTGACAAATCCGCGTTAGAAATATCCTTCCTAGAAGGATAGGGAGTAAGATCCAGTGTTGTCGCTAAAAGAAACAAATCCGAGCCGTCCTGTTCCAAATCTTCCACCGGGAACCTTCGGATTCCCAGCCTTACGATATCTACCGTTTTTAAGTAGAGATACGATCGGTTTTTTCCGAATGCTTCATGCGAAGTACGGTAACACCGTCCGATTCGGAATTAGAAAAATCGTAATTTATCTTATTACTCAACCAGAAGACATTAAGCGGGTTCTCCAAGAAAATAACCAGAATTATCATAAGGGTGTCTTTTACAAAGAATTGGGAAGAATTCTAGGAAGAGGACTCTTGACTAGCGAGGAAGAGTTTTGGAAGAAACAACGAAAGTTGATTCAGCCCGCCTTTCATCGCCAAAGAATCGCCGAGTTTGTGGAAGTTATGGCAAACGAGACGAACAAGATGTTAGAGACTTGGAAACCAAAGTCGTCTATAGACGTTTCCAAAGAGATGATGCATTTAACGTTCGCGATTGTCGGAAGAACGCTTTTTAAAACCGAAGTTACAAGTTATGCAAATCGGATCGAGTCGGCTTTGACGATCGCATTAGAAATAACTACGAAGCGAATTAAGAAGTTGATTCCGCCGCCGATTCACTGGCCGACGCCAGGGAATATAAAATTGAAAAAAGCCGTTCAAGAGATGCATTCGATAGTGGACGAATTGATCGAAGAAAGAAAGAAAACTCCGTCCGACGATATCATATCCATGCTGCTCGAAGTTAAGGACGAAGAGACCGGCGATCGAATGAGCGAAACTCAGGTGAGGGACGAAGCGATTACTCTCCTCTTGGCCGGACATGAGACGACGGCAAACGCGCTTGCTTGGGCTTTTTATCTACTCACGCAAAACCCGGATGCTTATGAAAAAATCAGACGAGAGTCGATAAACGTATTAGGAGATCGTAATCCTACACTGGATGACGTTCAAAATTTAACTTATACCAGAAAGGTCTTGGATGAGACTCTTAGATTATATCCTCCTGCATGGACGATAGAACGCAGATCGATGGGATGGGATACTCTCGGCGGATACGATGTTCCTCCTGGCACGAACGTATCCATCTGTATTTTCAATTTGCATCGAAATCCCGATTTTTGGGAAGATCCCGATAAATTTGATCCGGATCGATTTGACGAAGAAAGGTCCAAGGACAGACCTAAAAACGCGTACATCCCTTTTGGCGGCGGCCCGAGAGTATGTATCGGCAATATTTTTGCGATAACGGAGGCAGTGCTTGTACTGGCTTTGGTTTGCAGAAAGTTTAAGTTTCGATTGAGAACGGAAAAACCTGTCGTTTTGGAACCTTTAGTCACATTAAGACCTAAATATGGAATTCATCTGGATCTAGTTTCCACTTGACCGATCCTTCCCGGTCGAAATCCTTCTTTTGAGAGGATTTCGACCATGGAAAAGATGATTAAAAAGCGCATCGACCAGGTTAAGGAGAAGGGCCACCAAAGGTTAACCGTTCTTCTGATTCCTCACGGATTTGATAAGTCTTTTCATTTTCAAATATCCATATTTACTATTTTTTTCTTAGTCGGTCTTTTGTTTTCGATAGTCGGCATAGCCGTTTTAGGAATCGTAAAATACAATAACACTCGGATTCAAATCAATGCGCTTGCTTCCGTTTATGGAAAGTATTTTGACGAATACATCGAATATAGCGCCAAGCTGGACGATATTCAGGATGATTTTTTGACATTAACCGAAAATCTCCAGGAAATCCATTCCTTGACCGATGGACAGGCAGAGGAATTACTCAAACTGCCGGACGATT encodes:
- a CDS encoding RNA polymerase sigma factor, translated to MEQKEFAILIDSTKHIVLSAIKKNLYEEFYDSIDDVAQETYIRAYKSLAANKFRGDSSHSTWLYTIARNESLRMNQKRMRQANLATKLKEKVVQDSILNPRDEMEESGAELELKDLISNLPWKYKSVLALVSEGYKEQQIAQKLGIPEGTVKSRSFRGKQMLKKLFFQES
- a CDS encoding cytochrome P450 — translated: MLSLKETNPSRPVPNLPPGTFGFPALRYLPFLSRDTIGFFRMLHAKYGNTVRFGIRKIVIYLITQPEDIKRVLQENNQNYHKGVFYKELGRILGRGLLTSEEEFWKKQRKLIQPAFHRQRIAEFVEVMANETNKMLETWKPKSSIDVSKEMMHLTFAIVGRTLFKTEVTSYANRIESALTIALEITTKRIKKLIPPPIHWPTPGNIKLKKAVQEMHSIVDELIEERKKTPSDDIISMLLEVKDEETGDRMSETQVRDEAITLLLAGHETTANALAWAFYLLTQNPDAYEKIRRESINVLGDRNPTLDDVQNLTYTRKVLDETLRLYPPAWTIERRSMGWDTLGGYDVPPGTNVSICIFNLHRNPDFWEDPDKFDPDRFDEERSKDRPKNAYIPFGGGPRVCIGNIFAITEAVLVLALVCRKFKFRLRTEKPVVLEPLVTLRPKYGIHLDLVST